The Arabidopsis thaliana chromosome 5, partial sequence genomic interval AGAGTTTAGACTCTTGAGCTTCCGGTGAGGCCACCGGTAAATTCCTAATTCCCTGCATCGCTTCTTCAACACAGTGAGTCCCACGTTCAGTTCTTTAGCCGCTTTCATGATCGGCCTATCGAAAAATTGTTTGATCTCAGACATCTCCAATTTGTCTTGCCTCTTTTTCTTAaggttcctcttcttcttaactGTTACCTTTTCAACTTTCACGTTGGAAATGAGACCGTCGTTTTGGATAGCCAatggtgaagaggaagaggagtcACTTGAGAAGTAGGGCTCTTGTGTCAACAAGTGAATATCAGATGGAATTGTGTTATCCACTTCAATGTTTTCGAAGAAATCTTCAAAGCTATTGTAATGGAACTGAAAGTGCAACCCTGCATTTGGTTTCAAATCTTCCATATCTAGGAGAGAATCAAGCGGAGGCAACCTGTAGACCAAAAACGAATGAGAAAAAACagtaaagaaaagagagataacTTGTTTAGCAAGAAAAAGTATCAAAGGGTTTCCAACTTACTTATCTAACATGTCGTATAACGAATCTGGTTCATACTCGTTTTCGATTTTTGGAGAATcgagatgatgaagagagtTCTGATCCATTTGTTGAAGAAACAGTGAT includes:
- the RKD4 gene encoding RWP-RK domain-containing protein (RWP-RK domain-containing protein; FUNCTIONS IN: sequence-specific DNA binding transcription factor activity; LOCATED IN: endomembrane system; CONTAINS InterPro DOMAIN/s: Plant regulator RWP-RK (InterPro:IPR003035); BEST Arabidopsis thaliana protein match is: RWP-RK domain-containing protein (TAIR:AT5G66990.1); Has 1807 Blast hits to 1807 proteins in 277 species: Archae - 0; Bacteria - 0; Metazoa - 736; Fungi - 347; Plants - 385; Viruses - 0; Other Eukaryotes - 339 (source: NCBI BLink).) — protein: MSSSKHSSVFNYSALFLSLFLQQMDQNSLHHLDSPKIENEYEPDSLYDMLDKLPPLDSLLDMEDLKPNAGLHFQFHYNSFEDFFENIEVDNTIPSDIHLLTQEPYFSSDSSSSSPLAIQNDGLISNVKVEKVTVKKKRNLKKKRQDKLEMSEIKQFFDRPIMKAAKELNVGLTVLKKRCRELGIYRWPHRKLKSLNSLIKNLKNVGMEEEVKNLEEHRFLIEQEPDAELSDGTKKLRQACFKANYKRRKSLGDDYY